The proteins below come from a single Thunnus thynnus chromosome 10, fThuThy2.1, whole genome shotgun sequence genomic window:
- the LOC137190554 gene encoding protein S100-G-like, translated as MPTKLEEGMMVLREAFHSYASKEGDPKTLNKKELKTLIETEFPSFLSDCKDQASLDECMSDLDFNGDGQVDFNEFMMVLATVTLVCQFMAEEMGEN; from the exons ATGCCTACCAAACTTGAAGAAGGTATGATGGTCCTCAGGGAAGCGTTCCACTCCTATGCCTCAAAAGAAGGAGACCCCAAAACGCTGAACAAAAAAGAGCTGAAGACGCTGATTGAGACAGAATTCCCCAGCTTCTTATCA GACTGCAAGGACCAAGCATCACTCGATGAGTGTATGTCTGATCTGGATTTCAACGGCGATGGTCAAGTGGACTTCAATGAGTTTATGATGGTGCTTGCTACAGTGACTCTGGTGTGTCAGTTCATGGCAGAAGAGATGGGCGAGAATTAG